Proteins from one Belonocnema kinseyi isolate 2016_QV_RU_SX_M_011 chromosome 8, B_treatae_v1, whole genome shotgun sequence genomic window:
- the LOC117178306 gene encoding 60S ribosomal protein L44 isoform X2 — MVNVPKQRRTFCKKCKVHKPHKVTQYKKSKERHASQGRRRYDRKQQGFGGQTKPIFRKKAKTTKKIVLRMECTECKYRKQIPLKRCKHFELGGDKKRKGQMIQF; from the exons ATG gTGAACGTACCGAAACAGAGACGCACCTTCTGCAAGAAATGCAAAGTGCACAAACCACACAAAGTTACTCAGTACAAAAAGAGTAAGGAAAGGCATGCTTCCCAGGGCAGAAGACGTTACGACCGTAAACAACAAGGTTTCGGAGGTCAGACGAAGCCCATCTTCAGGAAGAAG GCTAAGACTACCAAGAAAATCGTATTGAGGATGGAATGCACCGAGTGCAAGTACAGGAAACAGATTCCTCTGAAGCGTTGCAAGCATTTCGAGCTTGGAGGTGACAAGAAGAGAAag GGCCAGATGATCCAGTTCTAA
- the LOC117178268 gene encoding serine/threonine-protein kinase 33-like isoform X2 produces MLILRLVKHPNIIDLDCVYESPKTIYLVFDLCMSNLAKFFERKKKRFEVEETVKIIRSLASALAYLHKNGIVHRDLTLENILIAHKIEAGEKIQIKVSDFGLSAMRGGPGHENMLHEFCGTLAYMAPEVIATKSYSQQCDVWSMGVIMYVLMFGMFPFFSHDQHKLCKLIRKSEINFCELPCSEEARNLVSKLLEKNPAFRITAAETEQHPWISGAAITLKTPSSNVFHMMRMWKNEMLESTTEGGPSNLDSSKLIKTACTKEGLTLFDWNHSSAHLSVSKSVKPKIWLQPPKTAPSLDTRPTTSEGQSLGRSMTRSYANFDTSTSSDSSPGDHTSSFLKQRLEKNLRRNFKLPDFSYVSAKVDTNLKAPKK; encoded by the exons ATGCTTATTTTAAGATTGGTGAAGCATCCGAATATTATTGATCTTGATTGTGTTTATGAATCACCTAAGACTATTTATTTGGTCTTCGATTTATGTATGAGCAATCTAGCAaaatttttcgagagaaaaaaaaagCGATTCGAGGTGGaagaaactgtaaaaattatTCGTAGTTTAGCCAGCGCATTAGCATATTTACACAAAAACG GTATTGTCCATCGTGACCTAACATTAGAAAATATCCTAATAGCCCATAAGATAGAAGCTGGCGAGAAGATTCAGATTAAAGTTTCAGATTTTGGACTAAGTGCCATGAGAGGAGGTCCTGGGCACGAGAACATGTTACATGAATTTTGCGGCACTCTTGCTTATATGG ctCCTGAAGTGATAGCGACGAAATCGTACAGTCAACAATGTGACGTTTGGTCCATGGGTGTTATTATGTACGTCTTAATGTTTGGAATGTTCCCATTTTTCTCTCATGATCAGCATAAACTTTGCAAACTGATTAGAAAAAGTGAAATCAATTTCTGTG aATTACCTTGTTCTGAAGAAGCTCGCAATTTAGTGAGTAAATTGCTCGAAAAAAATCCTGCATTTCGGATAACAGCTGCAGAAACGGAACAACATCCTTGGATTTCG GGTGCTGCAATAACATTAAAGACACCATCTTCAAATGTTTTTCACATGATGCGGATGTGGAAAAATGAAATGTTG gaaAGCACAACGGAAGGTGGCCCTTCAAATTTagatagttcaaaattaattaaaactgcaTGTACCAAAGAAGGTTTGACTTTATTTGACTGGAATCACAGTTCTGCTCATTTGAGTGTTTCAAAATctgttaaaccaaaaatttggTTGCAACCTCCAAAAACAGCACCTTCTCTTGACACGCGACCTACTACCAGTGAAGGTCAGTCTTTGGGGAGAAGTATGACTCGAAGCTATGCTAATTTTGATACATCAACTTCTTCTGATTCAAGCCCTGG AGATCACACCAGTTCGTTTTTGAAGCAacgtttagaaaaaaatctacgAAGAAATTTCAAGTTGCCAGATTTTAGCTATGTGTCAGCAAAGGTGGATACAAACCTAAAAGCaccaaaaaaatga
- the LOC117178306 gene encoding 60S ribosomal protein L44 isoform X1 — translation MDSTVNVPKQRRTFCKKCKVHKPHKVTQYKKSKERHASQGRRRYDRKQQGFGGQTKPIFRKKAKTTKKIVLRMECTECKYRKQIPLKRCKHFELGGDKKRKGQMIQF, via the exons ATGGATAGTACG gTGAACGTACCGAAACAGAGACGCACCTTCTGCAAGAAATGCAAAGTGCACAAACCACACAAAGTTACTCAGTACAAAAAGAGTAAGGAAAGGCATGCTTCCCAGGGCAGAAGACGTTACGACCGTAAACAACAAGGTTTCGGAGGTCAGACGAAGCCCATCTTCAGGAAGAAG GCTAAGACTACCAAGAAAATCGTATTGAGGATGGAATGCACCGAGTGCAAGTACAGGAAACAGATTCCTCTGAAGCGTTGCAAGCATTTCGAGCTTGGAGGTGACAAGAAGAGAAag GGCCAGATGATCCAGTTCTAA
- the LOC117178268 gene encoding serine/threonine-protein kinase 33-like isoform X1 translates to MIRNSDGSARSSRLRDRTLVRAQISGIADLQKIYSIGEILGKGNFGTVVKALHKESHVFWAIKIVNKREAGESTVRLVEREMLILRLVKHPNIIDLDCVYESPKTIYLVFDLCMSNLAKFFERKKKRFEVEETVKIIRSLASALAYLHKNGIVHRDLTLENILIAHKIEAGEKIQIKVSDFGLSAMRGGPGHENMLHEFCGTLAYMAPEVIATKSYSQQCDVWSMGVIMYVLMFGMFPFFSHDQHKLCKLIRKSEINFCELPCSEEARNLVSKLLEKNPAFRITAAETEQHPWISGAAITLKTPSSNVFHMMRMWKNEMLESTTEGGPSNLDSSKLIKTACTKEGLTLFDWNHSSAHLSVSKSVKPKIWLQPPKTAPSLDTRPTTSEGQSLGRSMTRSYANFDTSTSSDSSPGDHTSSFLKQRLEKNLRRNFKLPDFSYVSAKVDTNLKAPKK, encoded by the exons ATGATTCGCAATAGTGATGGCTCTGCACGTTCTTCAAGATTAAGAGATCGAACATTAGTACGTGCACAAATTTCTGGGATAGCTGACCTTCAGAAAATATATTCTATCGGAGAAATATTGGGAAAGGGAAATTTTGGAACTGTGGTGAAGGCTCTTCACAAAGAGAGTCATGTATTTTGGGCTATCAAAATCGTTAACAAGAGAgag gCCGGAGAATCAACAGTCAGGTTGGTGGAACGTGAAATGCTTATTTTAAGATTGGTGAAGCATCCGAATATTATTGATCTTGATTGTGTTTATGAATCACCTAAGACTATTTATTTGGTCTTCGATTTATGTATGAGCAATCTAGCAaaatttttcgagagaaaaaaaaagCGATTCGAGGTGGaagaaactgtaaaaattatTCGTAGTTTAGCCAGCGCATTAGCATATTTACACAAAAACG GTATTGTCCATCGTGACCTAACATTAGAAAATATCCTAATAGCCCATAAGATAGAAGCTGGCGAGAAGATTCAGATTAAAGTTTCAGATTTTGGACTAAGTGCCATGAGAGGAGGTCCTGGGCACGAGAACATGTTACATGAATTTTGCGGCACTCTTGCTTATATGG ctCCTGAAGTGATAGCGACGAAATCGTACAGTCAACAATGTGACGTTTGGTCCATGGGTGTTATTATGTACGTCTTAATGTTTGGAATGTTCCCATTTTTCTCTCATGATCAGCATAAACTTTGCAAACTGATTAGAAAAAGTGAAATCAATTTCTGTG aATTACCTTGTTCTGAAGAAGCTCGCAATTTAGTGAGTAAATTGCTCGAAAAAAATCCTGCATTTCGGATAACAGCTGCAGAAACGGAACAACATCCTTGGATTTCG GGTGCTGCAATAACATTAAAGACACCATCTTCAAATGTTTTTCACATGATGCGGATGTGGAAAAATGAAATGTTG gaaAGCACAACGGAAGGTGGCCCTTCAAATTTagatagttcaaaattaattaaaactgcaTGTACCAAAGAAGGTTTGACTTTATTTGACTGGAATCACAGTTCTGCTCATTTGAGTGTTTCAAAATctgttaaaccaaaaatttggTTGCAACCTCCAAAAACAGCACCTTCTCTTGACACGCGACCTACTACCAGTGAAGGTCAGTCTTTGGGGAGAAGTATGACTCGAAGCTATGCTAATTTTGATACATCAACTTCTTCTGATTCAAGCCCTGG AGATCACACCAGTTCGTTTTTGAAGCAacgtttagaaaaaaatctacgAAGAAATTTCAAGTTGCCAGATTTTAGCTATGTGTCAGCAAAGGTGGATACAAACCTAAAAGCaccaaaaaaatga
- the LOC117178304 gene encoding WASH complex subunit 3 translates to MMGDYSIPIIEPTIDYTKVPPINQKRTITFINHFIVHTVTFLNKFALTCEERLFEFENKLQRVQASLEILESRLSSIPGLETERKTTQDENQKQEVKLVEIVREGTNESDIEVPKEIKNEEKELQPESQPISADPRYQKYFKMLQFGVPKPAVKLKMQQEGLDSSLIDNPQQLVPIGSNTES, encoded by the exons atgatggGTGACTACAGTATACCCATAATTGAGCCTACAATTGATTATACCaag gTCCCACCGATAAATCAAAAGAGGACTATCACTTTTATTAATCACTTTATAGTCCACACAGTTACTTTTCTCAATAAATTTGCCTTGACATGTGAAGAAAGgcttttcgaatttgaaaataagttgcaGAGAGTACAAGCTTCATTAGAAATCCTCGAATCTCGg ttatcgTCAATACCAGGCCTAGAAACAGAAAGAAAAACAACTCAGGACGAAAATCAGAAACAAGAAGTAAAACTAGTGGAAATTGTGAGAGAAGGAACGAACGAATCAGACATCGAAGttccaaaagaaattaaaaatgaggaGAAAGAGCTTCAACCAGAAAGTCAGCCAATAAGCGCTGATCCAAggtaccaaaaatatttcaaaatgctgCAATTCGGAGTTCCAAAACCTGCggttaagttaaaaatgcaacaggaAGGCCTGGATTCTTCCTTAATAGA cAATCCTCAACAACTAGTTCCAATCGGTTCGAATACGGAAAGTTGA